The region TCAaagaaatttttaatattttcatttaattgatTGAAACTTTTGCGTTGCATGTTCACATCTAGTAAGAGATGGCTGCTAACATAACACGTCTTATTAAGTATTAAATACAAATTCACAATGTGAAAATGTCACAACTTTATCCTTATTTAATGTCTTTTTTGCTTTCCCTATACTATGAATATGATGAGACATTCAAGTGGCAACACTGGCTGGCGGCTTTCTCTCCTATTGCTCAATTCTATCCCCAATTTAAGCATAGAGACAAAATTCTTCATCAACAAAATACATCACCCAACTAAGAATGACacaaaataaaaattgataaaaaaaatattaatttttttcaatCTTGATTCCACAAAAATGGTGAAAAAACTATTCCATTACTCTAAAATACAATCAAACAAATGAATAAAATGAAAATtgattcatttttattttatttcattccCTTACCCCTAATCTAACATCACCATAATATTCTTGAGAGAAGCTAATAACATTGAATTTATTAGAGCGGTCttgttataatttattttttaaattttagagTATAATATgttttttgtttaatttatataaaaaatataaaattaagcAAAAATTTAGGGGCTAATGCCCCCATAACAACTAATACATAATAACTTAATTTGTGAAAATATACTATTTTACAATGTCTTTGTAAAATggtctttttttttaatattttttttgtaaaattcaCACATATCTGGAAACTGGAATTATCTATGGGGTGTTAAGGGGTCAGTCTACATTTTCGTGCCTCCGATAAATTCGGGTTGGATCGGGCCTGGGCAgacccatttttgaaagagtaggtcCATCacggcccatgtcgtgccgtgctcgtGTCGTGTCGGGCCgacccactttccttattcgggccGGCCCATTTTCTATATTcaggcccaaatttgggcccactttattattgcaaaaaaatgtgaggatggagaattaaatcatccacctcctctttaactaTCAATTGACTTACCACCACactaaatacatttctttgtttaaattataattttagatatttttatatattttttaacaatattttacacaaaattatataaaagataattattagaattttaatacctacttataaatgctaaaaaatttaactcacaaatcttaaaataaattaacataattataaaaatataaacattgagaaaaataagacttctattatcattttaatttattaataattaacaaataaaaatttattatgattattaatgtcaaaatatagggttttttatcgtgtcgtgctttcgggctagtttgttcgtgctttcgtgtcgtgcctttgggtttgtcgtgtcgtgccgtgctcaGGCCTACGCCCATATTTTTTCatgccgtgtcgtgctcgtgctgGTTTCGTGCCGTGATAGAAAGttcggcccgtatttacagctctagttgTGAGTATCCGAAAGACCAAAATTATCAAAACAAGCATccgtttttatatttttttgtaataaaatatataaatatatgtgttaAAGCACATCCAGTTACAGGTATGAACACGCTCAGGTATGAAATGTATCAAATAATATTGTTATTTagtcaaaaaaaattataatataatcacaTCAGTAACTAACTACATAAACGATGACTTAATCTAACTTTAATCGCTTAACTGCATGTTTTGTCGTAAATTTGAAAAATGAAGTAATTTTAAGTACATTGTAAACCACAAGCTCTAACAACCTCCTCCTTCTCCTCCTCTGCACATGATTCACTAAATTTTTTTTGGCCAAATACAGACATGCTTAACTGCATGTAACATAATCGTcaacatctctcagtatcttatatattataataaattaaattaaaaacttgAGTGACAGACACATATATTGGGtagatacaattttttttaaatatatttattgctCAATTATCGATATCAGATCAAGaagaaacatcaaatttatatttatatttttatatatatatactgttcATTCATAAAAAACAGATAAGAAGATGCCACTAGATACTGtagaaagaatgaaattattataaggacATGTATATGATCACAAACAATCGGTCTTTTCCAATCATTCCCACTTGTTCAAACCCTCTCCAAGTCCCAGCTGTATGTATATTTTTCTTCCAAATAAATCCCTTCTCCATTGGGACCCACTTTCTCCATTGACCAGTCTggttcctttcttcttcttctggtTTTGATTGGGGAGCAAAAACGACTGTCGTTTTGAAATGAAAGTCTGtctttttttcattcattcaaCTTTCCAAGCATAAAGAAACAAGCAAAACTCAGATGACCCAGTTGGGTTTAAGCTCTCTAATGACCCTGAACTCCCTGCCTGTGACGACAATGGAGTTGATGTCAATGAAGACAATggtggagaagaagaagaggatgatGAAAGTGATGATATAGATGTGGAAGACGATATAATTGGCTTGAAAATAAACAAAGCATGCCTTAAACCTGGACTGAAAAGCCAGTCATGAACATCCCAATAAACCTCTActcttaacttgttgacatgaatCGATTCATTACCTCTGAACTTCCATTGAAGGTGTTTGACGTGAATTAAAAGATGCCCGTctagtttgatttccatttctgGCTCAACCCCACTTGGGAAATTGCCATTGTTGACAGCTCTGTTCCTGCACTCTATTGAGATCTCATGAAGTCTACCCTTTTCATGGAATTTGGCTCTGGTTGAGAATTTTTTCTTGCCAAAGACATGCTCTTTCCTCGAGACCAATATGGGATCGATCAAAGAAGGCCTAGAACCAGTTTTCTTGTAAGCTTCTTTCTTTAAGTCGCCAAGAAGTAAGACTACTTCTTGGTCACAAACAACCGCCACATAGTACTCTGAGTTTGGCTCTGTTTCACCGTTGAACTTGACATTCTTGAGGTCCCAGAAAATGTCGACTGGCTTGTTATCCACTACAAAACGCTTTGACCCATTTTTCCTCCAGAAGTACCATGGCTTAAGCTCCACTTTGCAGGTGTATTGGCTTCCTTTATCAGGACCTTCTACTGATACTGATAAGCCATGTAGTAGAAGATTCTTACACCAAGTGACTGTGATTAAGCGGCTGTGATTAGCAATCTTAGTTCTGTAAATGGACATAACAACACTTTGGCCTGACCTGGTTACTGCTGCTGGATCATCACTCAGCTTCTCAGTTGATGAAAAACAAGCAGGAATTCCTATTGGGTCTTGCATAGTTTTGGGTTTGATAAAATGTCTCAATGAGCTGAGTTGAGGAGAAAAGTCAAAGTtggacaaagaagaagaagaggaagaagaagaaaagtggCTGAAAAGATGAGGATGAAATTTTTTGGAGGAGAATTAAAGTGTGTGAGAGGGAAAACTATAACATGGGGAGAGTGAGAGGTCTTAGTCACAAGATAAATCGAGCCACAGATGGTGCCAGATATGTTCTTGGCAGCATTCATGGAAATAAAATATTATTCCAAACTGGCAGTGAGTGAGAGTGAGTGAATAACCACCCTTTTTATATTCAATTGTCTGAACTCTGCTTACCATTACTTACCTGGATTTTCCAGAttcatttgttttttatttttattgttttgattgATAATTCTATTACAATATTGCTGCTTTCAACATGACAACTTTTTTCAATCCTAGGTGGCTTTGCTTCCTTTAtacttttataaaatatttataaatatacttCTTTCAGTgcatggtaaaaaaaaaaaacacagaagAAAAGCCATTTTTCACCACATTTTGGAGTATAGTTTTAATGCTTTTTTATCTTCACAGAAACAGATAGATTCTTCCTTGAAAGCATGACAGCACATGAGTTGGGGTTAAAACATGAGCAGAGAAAGACCAGTCAAAACAatttagaaagaaagaaatgggGAGAgatgataatgataatgataataattattataattataataagaGCTGGCTATTTGGTTTTCCAAGGTGGGTGTAGCTAATTTTTTATTGCTTAAACGACTATGAATGAATGGTTTCATTAAATTGGTGTACTGGGgaagagattaaaaaaaattgcTTTCTTTCACTATCTTTGTTCTAACATCAGTTACAGTCTTACAGAGGAATCTACTTTTTAGCTGTAGATCTGGTCCAACCTTCTgtttatttttttgaattttatacatatatagatgtatatatataatgttaTGCATATTGATTATGTATTATTGTAGTTCATATCCAACAAAAACCATAAATATTTGCATATCCATATCTACTTCTCATAGTTCATTTATCATATCATACAATAACTTATTCTAGAAAACTGAATATATAGAATTGTATTATGTGGATAGTTTCAATTGGTTCAATTGTTGTTCATTCAATTGACTttaaatacattattttatatatatatatgtatattttatacCATGTAGTTCAATTATAAATTTCATGTGTCATTTTTATGAAAGCAATCAATGAGGAGGCTTGAATTTTTTATGGTACTACTTCAAACGTTATGATTGATAATTCACAGTAAATAAAAACGTTTGTCTTTAACTAATTCACAttgatgaaaaaaaaacacattgtgaacttaaaaaaaaaatatatatatatataatatagttaTATGGGGTCCTTTAACCTGAGAGATGCAATCAGTGGCAGCTGAGTTGTCTTTGTTATAAACATGATTGAATATTTGAATATGACTAGTTTGTGACTGCAAAACGGAATGATATATAAGAAGAAATGAAGAAACATCTTTGACTGTCCAATGCCACAACTACACAATGGGTTCACACAAAATTTCATATAGCTTGTTAAAATCAAGTGAAATAAATTGTGATGAAGTTTAGAGAGGTCGGTTAAAAAGCAACGTAAATAAACATCTAATTTTTTAGATATCGTTTTTTAAAATAATGTTGGTAGTTTCAATTTAACACATCACATCTATTTACCTCTTAAAATTAAAAATACTTTAATGACTTTAAAAATTACTTAATTTTGTGACTtaagactatttttttttaaagtattgCTAAGCCGAATTCATGGTCCCAAACACCATTTTAGATTAATTAGTACAATTTAATAACAAatcttatatattttattttcaattagaATATGTGAAATCGGATACTAAATTATACTAATAATAATGTGTCATATGTAaagtgtataggtatcattaataccctttaacattaataatttttttaatagtttATTGTT is a window of Humulus lupulus chromosome 4, drHumLupu1.1, whole genome shotgun sequence DNA encoding:
- the LOC133830221 gene encoding uncharacterized protein LOC133830221 isoform X2; this translates as MQDPIGIPACFSSTEKLSDDPAAVTRSGQSVVMSIYRTKIANHSRLITVTWCKNLLLHGLSVSVEGPDKGSQYTCKVELKPWYFWRKNGSKRFVVDNKPVDIFWDLKNVKFNGETEPNSEYYVAVVCDQEVVLLLGDLKKEAYKKTGSRPSLIDPILVSRKEHVFGKKKFSTRAKFHEKGRLHEISIECRNRAVNNGNFPSGVEPEMEIKLDGHLLIHVKHLQWKFRGREFRVIRELKPNWVI
- the LOC133830221 gene encoding uncharacterized protein LOC133830221 isoform X1, with the translated sequence MQDPIGIPACFSSTEKLSDDPAAVTRSGQSVVMSIYRTKIANHSRLITVTWCKNLLLHGLSVSVEGPDKGSQYTCKVELKPWYFWRKNGSKRFVVDNKPVDIFWDLKNVKFNGETEPNSEYYVAVVCDQEVVLLLGDLKKEAYKKTGSRPSLIDPILVSRKEHVFGKKKFSTRAKFHEKGRLHEISIECRNRAVNNGNFPSGVEPEMEIKLDGHLLIHVKHLQWKFRGNESIHVNKLRVEVYWDVHDWLFSPGLRHALFIFKPIISSSTSISSLSSSSSSSPPLSSLTSTPLSSQAGSSGSLESLNPTGSSEFCLFLYAWKVE